The DNA region TCATTTGAAATGTCAACATATATCAGAAAAAAAGGTATATCTGCGTCTGCGACGCAGATATATTATAAATAGCGCGCCGCAGGCGCACCGAGAGAAATCGGAACGCCTGCGGCGTGCTGTTTTTTATATCATACCACTGCTTCGAAAATGGTTTTATCACCTACAGAAATGGTTTTCGTACCGGTCTGCTTGTTCTTGTTGAAGTTGAAACTCAGCATATAGCCTTTGGTTATGTGGTAGTAGTCAAGGTAATCGGCGAGCTGTTTTTCGCCTCGTTCATTGTATTCGGGACCGTGCCAGATCTTCATTTCGATGATGTACTGTTTTCCTTTGTAATCAATGATCAGATCAGTTCGTCTCAGGTCACGGGTGCGGGCTTCGATATAGTAGTTTGCACTTCCGTTGATGATCGGACGGATGAAAAGAAGAAACAGTCTTCTTCCGGCTTCTTCGAGAAATTCATCAGTCTGGCTGCCGTATATATCGGTATAAACGACGATAAATCTTTCAAGGATCTTTTCCATATTGAGCAAGCCGTTTTCGATGTATTCATTCCTGTGAAAAGCGCTGTCCTGTGCAAGGGCGTTTGAAGTCTTTTCGACGGACAGAAAATAATTGTAAAGCCTTGTTTCAAATATGCGGTTGGCGATGCGGACTTTTCCGGTGTCGTTTGTGATGAAACCGTACATATTCGCCATGCCGATAATATGATTGTCCGGAGTGAAGGTGTATTCTTCGCCTTTGAAAAGAACTGAATACAGCATGTCACGCAGATCAGGATTGTCTTCGATTTTATTTATCAGTGATTCAAAAAGCGGAACCGATTCATTTACAATGATCTTTGCAGCTTCTGCTATGCCGTCCTTAGTCCAGGCGTTTTCAGAAAGCTTTTTATCATTGATTTGGCAGATCATTGAAACGAGAACCGGATATCCGGAAGTATAGTCGAAGATCTGTTCCGATATTCCTGCTATATCCATGCCGGTGCAGTGATCGGCTTCATATTCCTCAAGCATACCTGCGATATCTTCACATGAAAAACTCATGTCGATGTCAAGAGCATTCGCTATATTCCACGGACTGTTGTGTCTGTGTTCAGAATCCGGACGGATCTTAAGCTGAAGATTTCTTATGTCATGGACACCCGCGAGAATTACCGAACGGAAAGTCGGAACGGAAGCACGTTCGATATATCCGCCTCTGAGAAGAGATAAAAAGTCCAGAAAGATCTGATTGTTCGATGCGCGGTCAATCTCATCGATCATCAGAACCACAGGTTTGTCGGCAGTCCGGCAGATGTCTTTAAAATAACGGAACAGCATGATAAGACCAAATTTAGGTGAAGCATTGTCAACTGCAGAGATGAGCTTCTTCTGTATCTCTCTGATACTGTCGGGACAGTTCCATGCAGCCATGGCATCTGAAAATGCAAGTGCAAAAGCGAGAGCAAAGTCATTCTGATTTTCAAATTCGGCGTGCGTCATACTTGTCTGAAAATCTATAAGAGCGATATAGTATTCTTCGCTAAGTACTTTTCTCAGCATGTGGAGGGTAGTAGTTTTCCCGTACTGTCTGGCACGGTTTACAGTAATATACTGACCGTTTCCGATCATTGTTCTGATCACATCAAGGCGCTCTGACAGATCGACCATGTAATGATCAGCCGGATCACAGTTGCCGGTCACATTGAATACTTTTGCCATATGATCTTCTACCTCACTTTTCTGTCTGATAATTGTTTTCCCGAAATGATAATGCCAGTTACTATTAGTATAGCACAATACAGGCGGTGATTTCAATGGAAATTTTCCCTCAGACACTTTACCAAAACCTATAAAAATGGTATAATAAAAAGGTGATGCCAAAGTGAAGCGGTGCTTAACTGCGGCTTACTACTGAAATTTTACCGACGGAGGAAACAGTAAGTGGGAACTCTTAATGAAAAAAGAATAAACTGCATAGTTCAGACCATTCTCGAAGACTACGAGGATGACCGTACAATAAATAAAACAGATTTCTGCAACCAGCCGGACAAGGAGGCTATAACGGGGATCATTGAAAAGCTTCTCAAGATCATGTATCCGGGTTATTTTGATGACAAGGTCTACAGGGTCTACAGTATAAAAAACAATCTTTCGGCTGCTATCGAGGATATCATTTATCACCTCAATAAGCAGATCAAGATCGTTCTCCGCTATAACGCCGATATGTTCGGCATGCCGGATGAAAAACTGAGTGTGATGGCTGAGGAGATCACCTGTGAATTTATGGAGAAGATCCCTGAAATACGTTCGTTCCTGGAAACAGATGTACAGGCTGCTTTTGACGGGGACCCGGCGGCGGTAAGCAAGGAGGAAGTTATTCTTTCCTATCCGGGTATATATGCGATAACAGTCTACAGGATAGCACATGAGCTGTTTAATCTCGGAGTTCCTATGATACCGAGAATAATGACCGAACACGCACACAGCATAACGGGTATCGATATCCATCCGGGTGCGACTATCGGAAAATACTTCTTTATCGACCACGGTACCGGCATCGTAATCGGTGAGACTACTGTGATAGGTGATCACGTAAAGATGTATCAGGGGGTTACTCTCGGCGGTCTGTCCACAAGCGGCGGACAGAGGCTCAAGGGCGTGAAGCGTCATCCTACAATAAAGGATAACGTTACGCTTTACTCCGGTTCTTCCATACTCGGCGGTGAGACGGTCATCGAGGAAAACGTCGTTGTCGGAGGTAACACCTTCGTTACGGAATCAGTTGCAAGTGATTCGCGTGTAAGTATGAAGAAGCAGGAACTGCAGATAAAAAACAGGAAAAAGTGAGGCCGGAAAAATGACGATGACAGTTGAGGATATGAAAAAACTTTCCCCTGACGGCTGCCAGATAATCGATATACGAAGCGAAATGGAGCTTTCCTATGGAAAGATTCCAGGGGCTGTACACATAAAGCAGGATGCCCTTTACGGAAATGAATATATCGACAGAAGCGGGAAACCGGTCATCATCTGCTGCAGCAGAGGCGAATTCAGTGTTGAAGCTGCGGAAAAACTCCGTGAGGAAGGCGTAAATGCATTCAGCCTCGAAGGCGGATACCGTGCATGGCTTATGGATGCGATAAATGAACCGGCAGCCCGTGTTTCTGCGGAAGATGTGGAAATGAGTCTGCGAAAGAAATTCAAGAAAAACATCTGGTGCAGGTTTACTAAGGCTCTCAATATGTATGAACTGATAAAGCCGGGTGACAGGATAGCAGTCTGTATTTCAGGCGGCAAGGATTCCATGCTCATGGCGAAGTGCTTTCAGGAACTTAAGCGTCACAACAAGTTTGAGTTCGACGTGAAGTATCTTGTCATGGATCCGGGATACAGTCCGGACAACAGACGCATAATTGAGGAGAACGCGAAGAACTTAAATATTCCGATAGAGATTTTCGAGTCGCAGATATTTGATTCGGTTTTCAATATCGAAAAGTCGCCGTGCTATCTCTGTGCGAGAATGAGAAGGGGACATCTTTACACATTTGCAAAGCAGCTTGGCTGCAACAAGATAGCTCTTGGACATCACTACGATGATGTTATTGAAACGATCCTCATGGGAATGCTCTACGGCGCACAGGTACAGACCATGATGCCGAAGCTGCACAGCACGAATTTCGAGGGAATGGAACTTATTCGTCCGCTCTATCTGGTACGTGAGGATGACATCAAGGCGTGGCGTGACTACAATAATCTTCATTTTATCCAGTGTGCATGCAAGTTTACCGACACATGTGTAAGCTGCGACAACGAAGAAAACCAGTCCAAGCGCATCGAAATCAAGAATCTTATAAAGACACTTAAAAAGACCAATCCGCTGGTCGAAAGCCACATTTTCAAGAGCGTCGAGAATGTCTGTCTTGACACGGTCATCGCCTACAAGAAAAACGGCGAAAAGATCAGTTTTCTTGATCATTACGATGACGAATAATAATACCAAAAAAGCCATTCGCGGATGCGAACGGCTTTTTTCTTTGGGGTGGAGGGGCGAAGCCCCTCCGCAAAAAAGCCCCCTCCTATTGGGAGGGGGTTGGGGGTGGGGATCACGATTCAAAATCCTCCACATCTATATCCAGTGGTGCGTCGATCTCTTTACCGACGTATCCGCCGTTTTTTCGCCTTTGTTTTACACATTCGGTCAGCAGGTACTCTATCTGTCCGTTCACTGACCTGAAATCATCTTCCGCCCATGATGCTATGTCGTTGTATAGTTTTTCGGACAAGCGGAGCGGGACCTGTTTTTTTGCAGCCATCAGTAAATACTTCCTGAATTAACTACAGGCTGAGCATCGTGGTTGCCGCAGAGGACAACGAGAAGATTGGATACCATTGCGGCTTTTCTCTCGTCATCGAGTTCAACGACATTCTTTTCGGAAAGCTGTTCAAGAGCCATTTCAACCATGCCTACCGCACCGTCAACGATGAGTTTTCTTGCGTCAACTACTGCTGAAGCCTGCTGTCTCTGGAGCATTGCTGCTGCGATCTCCGGAGCGTATGCAAGGTATGTGATACGTGCTTCGATTATCTCGATGCCGGCTATCTGAACTTTTTCCTGGATCTCGTCGCGGATACGTCCCGCAACGATCTCGCTTGAACCGCGGAGGCTGCCTTCATCGGCAATGCCGTCGCCTGTTGTGTCTACATTTTCAGCTACATCATAAGGATAGAGTCTTACAATGTTTCTGAGTGCTGTGTCGCACTGGAGTGAAAGGTATTCCTTGTAGTTGTCTACTTCAAAAACTGCCTTTGCAGTGTCAGTAACACGCCACATAACTGCGATGCCGATCTCGATAGGGTTGCCGAGGCAGTCGTTGATCTTCTGCTTGTTGTTGTTGAGTGTCATGATCTTGAGTGAGATCTTCTTGTTAGTCTGAGCAAGCTGAAGACTTGCAGCATCTGAGCCGGTTCCGGTGCTCAGTGAGAACAGTGAACTGTTGTCGCCTGAAACGTCACCGCTCTGTCTGAGTTTTGTTGCAGCTGCCGGGTTGAAAGCTGTGCAGAAAGGATTTACCCAGAAGAAACCGTCGCCTTTGAGAGTGCCCTTGTATTTACCGAAGAGTGTGAGCACGAGTGCTTCCTGTGGCTTTAAAACCTTAAGGCCCAGAGTAAGGATCCAGCCGAGCAGTACCCAGATGATCGAAATTACGCCGAGAACTGTTCCGATTCCTGTGCATGATGAAAGTCCGATCGGGATGAGCGGAATAGCAACAAGATATGCGATAATGATGAAGATAAGCATAGCCATGCCGTTTTTGTTGGTTGTAATGATTTTCTCTTTCATGTTGTACCTCCCCACATCTGTGATGTGTGTTCTGTATTTATCTTAATATCAACAACGTTTCTTGCTGATATCATTATGATATCATATTAATTTTCGGTTGTCAATATCTTTTCAGAAAATTTTCTGAAGATCATCTTAAAGGCCGGAAGTAAGGCACATTCATCACCGTTGCAAAGAACTTAAAAATGTTGTATACTTTAAATATATG from Ruminococcus sp. HUN007 includes:
- a CDS encoding serine acetyltransferase codes for the protein MGTLNEKRINCIVQTILEDYEDDRTINKTDFCNQPDKEAITGIIEKLLKIMYPGYFDDKVYRVYSIKNNLSAAIEDIIYHLNKQIKIVLRYNADMFGMPDEKLSVMAEEITCEFMEKIPEIRSFLETDVQAAFDGDPAAVSKEEVILSYPGIYAITVYRIAHELFNLGVPMIPRIMTEHAHSITGIDIHPGATIGKYFFIDHGTGIVIGETTVIGDHVKMYQGVTLGGLSTSGGQRLKGVKRHPTIKDNVTLYSGSSILGGETVIEENVVVGGNTFVTESVASDSRVSMKKQELQIKNRKK
- a CDS encoding ATP-binding protein — its product is MTMTVEDMKKLSPDGCQIIDIRSEMELSYGKIPGAVHIKQDALYGNEYIDRSGKPVIICCSRGEFSVEAAEKLREEGVNAFSLEGGYRAWLMDAINEPAARVSAEDVEMSLRKKFKKNIWCRFTKALNMYELIKPGDRIAVCISGGKDSMLMAKCFQELKRHNKFEFDVKYLVMDPGYSPDNRRIIEENAKNLNIPIEIFESQIFDSVFNIEKSPCYLCARMRRGHLYTFAKQLGCNKIALGHHYDDVIETILMGMLYGAQVQTMMPKLHSTNFEGMELIRPLYLVREDDIKAWRDYNNLHFIQCACKFTDTCVSCDNEENQSKRIEIKNLIKTLKKTNPLVESHIFKSVENVCLDTVIAYKKNGEKISFLDHYDDE
- a CDS encoding AAA-like domain-containing protein, translating into MAKVFNVTGNCDPADHYMVDLSERLDVIRTMIGNGQYITVNRARQYGKTTTLHMLRKVLSEEYYIALIDFQTSMTHAEFENQNDFALAFALAFSDAMAAWNCPDSIREIQKKLISAVDNASPKFGLIMLFRYFKDICRTADKPVVLMIDEIDRASNNQIFLDFLSLLRGGYIERASVPTFRSVILAGVHDIRNLQLKIRPDSEHRHNSPWNIANALDIDMSFSCEDIAGMLEEYEADHCTGMDIAGISEQIFDYTSGYPVLVSMICQINDKKLSENAWTKDGIAEAAKIIVNESVPLFESLINKIEDNPDLRDMLYSVLFKGEEYTFTPDNHIIGMANMYGFITNDTGKVRIANRIFETRLYNYFLSVEKTSNALAQDSAFHRNEYIENGLLNMEKILERFIVVYTDIYGSQTDEFLEEAGRRLFLLFIRPIINGSANYYIEARTRDLRRTDLIIDYKGKQYIIEMKIWHGPEYNERGEKQLADYLDYYHITKGYMLSFNFNKNKQTGTKTISVGDKTIFEAVV
- a CDS encoding SPFH domain-containing protein, whose translation is MKEKIITTNKNGMAMLIFIIIAYLVAIPLIPIGLSSCTGIGTVLGVISIIWVLLGWILTLGLKVLKPQEALVLTLFGKYKGTLKGDGFFWVNPFCTAFNPAAATKLRQSGDVSGDNSSLFSLSTGTGSDAASLQLAQTNKKISLKIMTLNNNKQKINDCLGNPIEIGIAVMWRVTDTAKAVFEVDNYKEYLSLQCDTALRNIVRLYPYDVAENVDTTGDGIADEGSLRGSSEIVAGRIRDEIQEKVQIAGIEIIEARITYLAYAPEIAAAMLQRQQASAVVDARKLIVDGAVGMVEMALEQLSEKNVVELDDERKAAMVSNLLVVLCGNHDAQPVVNSGSIY
- a CDS encoding PTS ascorbate transporter subunit IIC translates to MAAKKQVPLRLSEKLYNDIASWAEDDFRSVNGQIEYLLTECVKQRRKNGGYVGKEIDAPLDIDVEDFES